One Sulfurimonas sp. C5 genomic region harbors:
- a CDS encoding DUF805 domain-containing protein — protein MKGKILFYDAEKLQGVLTDEEGKRYTFTQEDLRGETEVSQGTEVDFLSDDGESAQDIYIIKATAPAEAVAQPQPQVKNPHFTNAPDAEYVPCKTGGLFSWKGCYTRTQWWKVFISLFIVNMIIWVIEGVMVSKGIWAAASLGYDAYNSGMDGVENGLIDMAITRTVMMGLGMIAWFFIAWIAFVSSIKRFHDANMSGWMILIGIIPFVGPLIVFIMNGFVGSKPYGNLYCVEKDPAGRPIVKGSPQEEALNKFKEEQANKPPMFSAKQKKIMGIVALILVVIAAIAYYMTFNISYTVEKTYSDGVKRSSISYKSWYDSQNNGLRDGESKVWYPNGQLKTEEHYSNGARDGSFKVWSDKGVLTSEANYKLNKKDGAFKEFKFDGKPRLEENYKLDKKDGVFKRWDYYGRLVAEENYQNDKKHGVFKYYRDEKLEREENYKDDQKDGVFKKWYVYGDKSTLTEEVNYTAGKKNGSAKYWDSKGVPRSEENYANNERNGVFKQYYSGNLRYLDTYSNGERNGEYKRWSYDGKNLEEQGTYKYNKKDGTFKRWSNGQLTSEENYRDGQRHGEQKYYSNGKIYRLETYNFNRRTGAYKTWYNNGKPKEVGQYSYIGRRTGTWKYYDSRGRVRTSTYR, from the coding sequence ATGAAGGGAAAAATACTTTTTTATGATGCAGAGAAACTGCAAGGGGTATTAACAGACGAAGAGGGAAAACGTTATACTTTTACACAAGAAGACTTAAGAGGAGAAACAGAAGTTTCTCAAGGCACAGAAGTTGACTTTTTAAGTGATGATGGTGAGAGTGCACAAGATATTTATATAATTAAAGCAACAGCTCCGGCAGAAGCAGTTGCACAGCCACAACCACAGGTAAAAAATCCACATTTCACAAATGCTCCGGATGCTGAATACGTACCGTGTAAAACGGGAGGACTTTTCTCTTGGAAAGGGTGTTATACACGTACACAATGGTGGAAAGTTTTCATTTCGCTTTTTATTGTCAATATGATTATCTGGGTTATCGAAGGGGTAATGGTCTCAAAAGGGATATGGGCTGCAGCATCGCTTGGTTATGACGCTTACAATAGCGGTATGGATGGCGTAGAAAACGGACTGATCGATATGGCAATTACGCGTACCGTTATGATGGGACTTGGTATGATCGCATGGTTTTTCATAGCTTGGATCGCTTTTGTGTCATCTATTAAACGTTTTCATGATGCGAATATGTCTGGTTGGATGATACTTATCGGTATTATCCCATTTGTTGGTCCGCTGATCGTATTTATAATGAATGGATTTGTGGGTTCAAAACCGTATGGCAATCTTTATTGTGTTGAAAAAGACCCTGCAGGCAGACCGATTGTAAAAGGTTCTCCGCAAGAAGAGGCTCTAAACAAGTTCAAAGAAGAACAAGCTAACAAACCGCCAATGTTTAGTGCAAAACAGAAAAAAATTATGGGAATCGTTGCTCTTATTCTCGTTGTTATAGCGGCAATCGCATATTATATGACGTTTAACATCTCATATACGGTAGAAAAAACTTACTCTGACGGTGTAAAACGTTCAAGTATCAGTTATAAGAGCTGGTATGATTCACAAAATAACGGACTAAGAGACGGTGAGTCAAAAGTTTGGTATCCTAATGGACAGTTAAAAACTGAGGAACATTACTCAAACGGTGCAAGAGACGGCAGTTTTAAAGTGTGGAGTGATAAAGGTGTTTTAACGAGCGAAGCTAACTACAAACTCAATAAAAAAGATGGTGCTTTTAAAGAGTTTAAATTTGACGGAAAACCTCGTTTAGAAGAAAATTATAAACTCGATAAAAAAGACGGTGTGTTTAAAAGATGGGATTATTACGGACGTTTAGTCGCAGAAGAAAACTATCAAAACGATAAAAAACATGGTGTATTTAAATATTATAGAGATGAGAAACTTGAAAGAGAAGAGAACTATAAAGATGATCAAAAAGACGGTGTGTTTAAAAAATGGTATGTATATGGCGATAAAAGTACTTTGACAGAAGAAGTAAACTACACAGCCGGTAAGAAAAACGGAAGTGCTAAATATTGGGATTCAAAAGGTGTTCCAAGATCTGAAGAAAATTATGCGAATAATGAAAGAAACGGTGTTTTTAAACAGTATTACAGCGGTAATCTAAGATATTTAGATACTTACAGTAATGGCGAACGTAACGGTGAATATAAAAGATGGTCTTATGACGGTAAAAATCTTGAAGAACAAGGCACTTATAAGTACAATAAAAAAGACGGTACGTTTAAAAGATGGAGTAATGGTCAATTGACCTCGGAAGAAAATTATAGAGATGGTCAACGCCATGGTGAACAGAAATACTACTCTAATGGTAAAATATACAGACTTGAGACATACAATTTTAACAGACGTACAGGGGCTTACAAAACATGGTATAACAATGGCAAGCCAAAAGAAGTAGGTCAGTATAGTTATATTGGACGTCGCACGGGTACATGGAAATATTATGATTCTCGTGGACGAGTAAGAACTAGTACTTACCGATAA
- a CDS encoding ABC transporter ATP-binding protein, giving the protein MNNEITLKSLFKLILHNKPALIWGQVITLITILLSVPIPLMLPVMVDEVLLDKPATVVHTIDQFFGSGNAFYYIAIVTLAVVFLRFIYFVFGVAITKIFTKIAKYVTFKVRKQLLDHLKIASMNEYETIGSGAITANLITDVNTLDTFIITSVSRFVASVLTLIAVGIVMIAIDPVMGLLILIIQPLIMFISKKMVKRVGVLKKEENEAIENFQSDVGETLELFGQIKASNKEKYFFEQAVEQAKTIQTTSNEYGYKSVAYEKLSYTVFLIFFELLRASGLLLVAYSDLSIGMMFAMFGYIWFIMTPVQDILSMQYSYSSAASAIKRLNKVLSLKTEASGEEVLSGNTLDLKLEHVNFAYNKEKRVLEDISLEIPSGAKVALIGSSGSGKTTLAQVISGFYEKQNGSYQCNGIELEEIDKHSLREKIFLVLQMPILFNSTLRFNITMGDERISDDAIEEALEIAQLSEMLKSMPNGLDTIVGHHGIRLSGGQRQRLSIARMIIANPSVVIFDESTSALDVHTEAKLYATLMPLLKNKTVITIAHRLSTVKNADMIYVLENGKIVQQGTHQELEEEEGHYMEFIKRQLV; this is encoded by the coding sequence ATGAATAACGAAATTACTCTCAAATCCCTTTTTAAACTGATACTGCATAACAAACCCGCACTCATCTGGGGGCAGGTGATTACGCTTATAACAATTTTACTCAGTGTTCCGATCCCTTTGATGCTGCCTGTCATGGTAGATGAAGTTCTTTTGGACAAACCCGCTACAGTTGTCCATACTATCGATCAGTTTTTTGGAAGCGGGAATGCTTTTTACTACATAGCGATCGTAACTTTAGCCGTAGTCTTTTTGCGTTTTATATACTTTGTTTTTGGCGTTGCGATCACGAAAATATTTACGAAGATCGCAAAATATGTTACTTTCAAAGTAAGAAAGCAGCTCCTGGACCATCTAAAAATAGCTTCAATGAACGAGTATGAAACGATAGGAAGCGGGGCAATTACTGCAAACCTCATTACCGATGTAAATACGCTAGATACTTTCATTATCACAAGCGTGAGCCGTTTTGTTGCTTCTGTTTTGACTTTGATTGCAGTGGGGATTGTGATGATCGCAATCGATCCTGTTATGGGGCTTTTGATCCTCATTATTCAGCCTCTTATCATGTTTATATCAAAGAAGATGGTAAAACGTGTAGGAGTGCTAAAAAAAGAGGAAAATGAAGCGATTGAAAACTTTCAAAGCGATGTGGGTGAAACATTGGAGTTGTTCGGTCAGATCAAAGCGAGTAACAAAGAGAAATATTTTTTTGAACAGGCGGTTGAACAGGCAAAAACAATTCAGACGACTTCAAATGAATACGGTTATAAAAGCGTGGCGTATGAAAAACTCTCTTATACTGTTTTTCTGATCTTCTTTGAGTTGTTACGTGCCAGCGGACTTTTACTTGTGGCGTACAGTGATCTCTCTATAGGGATGATGTTTGCGATGTTTGGATATATCTGGTTTATCATGACACCTGTTCAGGATATCCTCTCTATGCAGTACTCCTATTCTTCTGCAGCATCTGCGATTAAACGTCTGAATAAAGTGCTTTCTTTAAAAACAGAAGCAAGCGGGGAAGAAGTACTTAGCGGCAATACGCTTGATCTCAAGTTAGAACATGTGAACTTTGCGTATAACAAAGAAAAAAGAGTGTTAGAAGACATCTCTTTGGAAATTCCTAGCGGGGCGAAAGTAGCTTTGATTGGTTCAAGCGGAAGTGGAAAAACGACACTGGCACAGGTGATCTCCGGTTTTTATGAAAAACAGAACGGGAGCTACCAGTGTAACGGAATTGAGCTCGAAGAGATAGATAAACACTCTTTAAGAGAGAAGATCTTTTTGGTACTGCAGATGCCTATATTGTTCAACTCAACACTTCGTTTTAACATAACGATGGGGGATGAAAGGATTAGTGATGATGCGATCGAAGAAGCGTTGGAGATTGCACAACTTTCCGAGATGCTGAAGTCTATGCCAAATGGACTCGATACGATCGTAGGGCATCACGGTATCCGTCTCTCAGGCGGGCAAAGACAGCGTCTGAGTATTGCTAGAATGATCATCGCCAATCCGAGTGTAGTAATTTTCGATGAATCGACTTCGGCACTTGATGTACATACTGAAGCAAAACTCTACGCAACTTTAATGCCGCTGCTTAAGAACAAAACTGTTATCACAATCGCTCATCGTCTAAGTACCGTTAAAAATGCGGATATGATATACGTTCTTGAAAACGGTAAAATCGTACAACAGGGAACTCATCAGGAGCTTGAAGAGGAAGAGGGACACTATATGGAGTTTATTAAAAGACAGTTGGTGTAA
- a CDS encoding hemerythrin family protein, giving the protein MNDDLHLNISVIDEKHDEFLQILSLLKSCTTQQFLLLFAEMIEHTREHFSFEEKLMDKYDFYAKGEHKEEHKNLLAEMEYFYMQAQKLPMFGKSYINDYAYDKFKRHIINIDSQFAMFLKEKNIEL; this is encoded by the coding sequence ATGAATGATGATCTACATTTAAATATATCGGTTATAGATGAAAAGCATGATGAGTTTTTACAAATACTTTCTTTACTCAAATCTTGTACTACACAACAGTTCTTACTCCTCTTTGCAGAGATGATTGAACATACCAGGGAGCATTTTAGTTTTGAAGAAAAACTGATGGATAAGTACGATTTTTACGCAAAAGGCGAACATAAAGAGGAGCATAAAAACTTATTAGCCGAGATGGAGTATTTTTATATGCAGGCCCAAAAACTGCCAATGTTTGGAAAATCATACATCAATGACTATGCCTATGACAAATTCAAACGCCATATTATTAACATCGATTCGCAGTTCGCAATGTTTTTAAAAGAGAAAAATATAGAGCTATAA
- a CDS encoding NGG1p interacting factor NIF3, which yields MYKLNFFVPEREKEQVKQALFDIGVGRYENYECCSWETLGQGQFKPISAAQPAIGELNKLEVLPEYKVEMICKKELIEEAVKTLKAAHPYEEVAYEVFEILEF from the coding sequence ATGTATAAACTCAACTTTTTCGTTCCCGAACGTGAAAAAGAGCAGGTAAAACAAGCTCTTTTTGATATTGGAGTCGGGAGATATGAAAATTATGAGTGCTGCTCATGGGAGACTTTGGGACAGGGGCAGTTCAAACCTATATCTGCGGCTCAACCTGCTATTGGCGAGTTAAATAAACTCGAAGTTTTGCCTGAGTATAAAGTAGAAATGATCTGCAAAAAAGAGTTGATCGAAGAAGCGGTCAAAACACTGAAAGCTGCTCACCCTTATGAAGAGGTGGCTTATGAGGTATTTGAAATACTGGAGTTTTAA
- a CDS encoding RMD1 family protein: MEKSVHSFVVSEKFDKKLYEVLADKYKTLVYKDILFITVEEDQFIVLFNYGVYTCWNLSFRNLEFFQNELQDYLINPLQEYKEEKFKYTVENEFKIVFDKFILENDSQLLKIAVSSALAQNVKLNQFESKVENTIEENSVIPKNLAKYGKISLNKKQIAKKIGELFLVKSQINLQYDLLDTPEFFWEYPEYEKHYNSLSKYLDITSRVEVLNKKVEVIQELLDVLSNEQNHKYSSFLEWIIIILIFIEIVMGLYEFLK; this comes from the coding sequence ATGGAAAAAAGTGTTCATAGTTTCGTAGTAAGTGAAAAGTTTGACAAAAAACTTTATGAGGTGTTGGCAGATAAGTACAAGACACTCGTATATAAAGATATTTTATTCATTACGGTAGAAGAGGATCAGTTCATAGTTCTGTTTAATTACGGGGTGTATACATGCTGGAACCTCTCTTTTAGGAATCTGGAGTTTTTTCAAAACGAGCTTCAAGATTATTTGATCAATCCTTTGCAAGAGTATAAAGAGGAAAAATTTAAATATACGGTTGAAAATGAATTTAAAATAGTTTTTGACAAGTTTATTTTAGAAAACGATTCACAGCTTTTAAAGATAGCCGTCTCTTCTGCACTTGCCCAAAATGTTAAACTCAATCAGTTTGAATCTAAAGTGGAAAATACAATTGAAGAAAACTCTGTTATCCCGAAAAACCTTGCGAAATACGGCAAGATAAGTTTGAATAAAAAGCAGATAGCAAAAAAGATAGGCGAACTTTTTCTGGTAAAAAGCCAGATAAACTTACAATATGACCTTCTAGATACTCCTGAGTTTTTCTGGGAATACCCTGAATATGAAAAACATTACAATAGTCTAAGCAAATATTTGGATATTACATCAAGAGTTGAGGTACTTAACAAAAAAGTTGAAGTGATTCAGGAGTTATTGGATGTCCTTAGTAATGAACAAAACCATAAATACTCATCATTTTTAGAATGGATTATTATCATTTTAATCTTTATAGAGATTGTTATGGGTTTGTATGAGTTTTTAAAATAA
- a CDS encoding response regulator has protein sequence MKKELQAIHKLSGDISLLYVEDNAGLRQNMETLLGRVFQNIFIAEDGEEGYGKFLEHKPKLLITDLHMQQMSGFKLIKKISAIDPNCKVIILSAYDEKEHLHLAIKLGVFRYLEKPVKTPELLNAVYFALKAIHEVENRCLFTSQLSTILNYQNNIVVMMHESEFILCNERFYEFFGVDNMEEFKEKYDDINTLLHEHKEFLYSTPEEKWYEIVAQNPGKLFHTKIKNHDNEFRHLILKAREVPEKEGYFVLSFDDVTELNLMYIFDSDTAKQDMLEQDTETIISLMRIVQNNSSELKIHNFYRGLTIVNPAVIVSISDDEVVLKMPYPQLKVIHLTKYMTIFSEIFPKNVLCRSIKKVDLDTQSVIINKMSFATNNITDREFIRLEPEESHKCTFFYKDIKYEGPTSIIDISEVSIKISIQALPAGLAVDTEVKISFNLTINNQIISIVTDATVFRIDENPKNFYLVLMYELPDQNLHKLRDYLAHRQMALIREFKNKGADF, from the coding sequence ATGAAAAAAGAGCTTCAAGCAATACATAAACTCTCCGGTGATATTAGTTTGCTGTATGTAGAAGACAATGCCGGTCTTCGACAAAATATGGAAACCTTGCTAGGAAGAGTATTTCAAAATATTTTTATCGCAGAAGATGGAGAAGAAGGGTATGGGAAGTTTTTAGAACATAAACCTAAACTCCTAATCACCGATCTGCACATGCAGCAGATGAGCGGTTTTAAACTTATTAAAAAAATATCTGCTATCGATCCTAACTGTAAAGTTATCATTTTATCTGCGTATGATGAAAAAGAGCATCTTCACCTTGCAATAAAACTTGGAGTATTCCGTTATTTAGAAAAACCGGTAAAAACACCGGAGCTTTTAAATGCCGTCTACTTTGCCCTCAAAGCTATACACGAGGTAGAGAACAGATGCCTTTTTACAAGCCAGCTTTCTACAATATTAAACTATCAAAACAATATTGTAGTAATGATGCATGAATCGGAATTTATACTTTGTAATGAACGTTTTTATGAATTTTTCGGTGTAGACAACATGGAAGAATTCAAAGAAAAATATGATGATATTAATACCCTTTTACATGAGCATAAAGAGTTTTTATATTCGACTCCCGAAGAAAAGTGGTATGAAATTGTTGCACAAAATCCTGGAAAACTTTTTCACACAAAAATTAAAAATCATGATAATGAATTCCGCCATCTCATTTTAAAAGCGAGAGAAGTTCCAGAAAAAGAGGGGTACTTCGTTCTCTCATTTGATGATGTAACAGAATTAAATCTTATGTATATTTTTGACAGTGATACGGCTAAACAAGATATGTTAGAACAAGATACCGAAACTATTATCTCTTTAATGCGTATTGTTCAAAACAACTCTTCAGAACTCAAAATTCATAACTTTTACAGAGGTCTTACAATTGTTAATCCTGCTGTTATCGTTAGTATTTCTGATGATGAAGTGGTACTTAAAATGCCATATCCTCAGCTAAAAGTGATACACCTTACAAAATATATGACTATCTTTTCTGAAATATTTCCAAAAAATGTTTTATGCCGCTCTATTAAAAAAGTTGATTTAGACACTCAATCCGTGATAATAAACAAGATGAGTTTTGCCACAAACAACATAACCGATAGAGAATTTATCCGTTTAGAACCTGAAGAAAGCCATAAATGTACGTTCTTCTATAAAGATATCAAATATGAAGGTCCTACAAGTATTATTGATATCTCAGAGGTTTCTATTAAAATTTCGATCCAAGCGCTGCCTGCCGGACTAGCTGTAGATACTGAGGTTAAAATATCGTTTAACCTTACTATAAATAATCAAATCATCTCTATAGTTACCGATGCGACTGTTTTTAGAATTGATGAAAATCCAAAAAACTTTTATCTCGTCTTAATGTATGAACTACCTGATCAAAACCTACATAAACTCAGAGATTATCTTGCACACAGACAGATGGCTCTTATTCGTGAGTTTAAAAACAAAGGTGCAGACTTTTAA
- a CDS encoding CHASE domain-containing protein, which produces MIWNYSKSYYEKESQERFERNVEKTLDHLQERMFIYENILRTGIGFFHGSDGVTWKEWHDFAGALDLAANSPGMQGFGYSKMIQAEEIESIEEEMRKNLPFFSLKPKSKRNIYSAILYLEPLDERNLEAIGYDMYSEPTRREAMDIARDTGSAAITKKVTLVQEIDEDLQAGILMYLPLYKKGAETSTIEQRRKALEGFVYSPFRMKDFMSKVEYQRNLLEIEIYDGEELETNHLLYSDFTSFAKSAKYQTLRPLHMNNLTWYIRFASTAQFDSSTESPYPLMITLAGLIINFTLLLIVLTLINSLQKLKEQTKKTKEQTSYMLHQSRKAQMGEMVSLIAHQWRQPLSSISTITGTLSIDVMMENYNQDFFSEKLNEIDNLAIHLSSTINDFRDFFKDKKQKEKATVQEIIAGTMQIIGSSLESKNIDLIYETEDEVYVHTYVNEIKQVLLNILKNAEDALMEKKGKNLKIWISWELKDNVVKLYIEDNAGGIPNHIIKNIFEPYFSTKGDEGTGLGLYMSKTIVEEHCQGKLSVKNTLTGARFTISLPYSEDLNSD; this is translated from the coding sequence ATGATCTGGAACTATTCTAAATCATATTATGAAAAAGAATCACAAGAAAGGTTTGAAAGAAACGTTGAAAAAACATTAGATCATCTGCAAGAGCGTATGTTTATCTATGAGAATATCTTACGTACTGGTATAGGTTTTTTTCACGGGAGTGATGGTGTAACGTGGAAAGAATGGCACGATTTTGCTGGTGCTTTAGATCTTGCAGCTAATTCTCCGGGTATGCAGGGGTTTGGTTATTCAAAAATGATCCAAGCAGAAGAGATAGAAAGTATAGAAGAAGAGATGCGAAAAAACCTCCCGTTTTTTTCTTTAAAACCAAAAAGCAAGAGGAATATTTATAGTGCAATCTTGTATTTAGAACCTTTGGATGAGCGTAACCTTGAAGCTATCGGTTACGATATGTATTCAGAGCCAACTCGTAGAGAAGCAATGGATATAGCTAGAGATACAGGTTCTGCGGCTATAACCAAAAAAGTGACTTTGGTTCAGGAGATTGATGAAGATCTGCAAGCAGGGATTTTAATGTATCTGCCGCTTTACAAGAAAGGGGCTGAAACCTCTACCATCGAACAGCGTAGAAAAGCATTAGAAGGTTTTGTATATAGTCCATTTCGCATGAAGGACTTTATGAGTAAAGTAGAGTACCAAAGAAACTTGTTGGAAATTGAAATTTATGATGGTGAAGAGCTTGAAACAAATCATCTATTGTATAGTGATTTTACATCATTTGCCAAAAGTGCAAAATATCAAACACTAAGACCTCTACATATGAATAATCTTACATGGTATATCCGTTTTGCCAGTACAGCCCAATTTGATAGCTCAACAGAAAGTCCATATCCGTTGATGATAACACTTGCAGGATTAATCATTAACTTTACTTTACTATTGATTGTTTTAACATTGATAAACAGTTTACAAAAACTTAAAGAGCAGACGAAAAAAACAAAAGAACAAACTTCCTATATGTTGCATCAGTCAAGAAAGGCTCAAATGGGTGAGATGGTAAGTTTAATAGCACACCAATGGCGTCAGCCCTTATCGTCAATATCAACTATAACAGGAACACTTTCAATTGATGTAATGATGGAAAATTATAATCAAGACTTTTTTAGTGAAAAACTGAATGAGATTGATAATCTTGCTATACATCTTTCAAGTACAATCAATGATTTTAGAGATTTTTTTAAAGATAAAAAACAAAAAGAGAAGGCTACAGTCCAAGAGATTATTGCAGGAACGATGCAGATTATTGGCTCCTCTTTAGAATCGAAAAATATAGACCTTATATATGAAACTGAAGATGAGGTTTACGTACATACGTATGTGAATGAAATTAAACAAGTTCTTTTAAATATTTTAAAAAATGCAGAAGATGCGTTGATGGAGAAGAAAGGTAAAAATTTAAAAATATGGATATCATGGGAACTTAAAGACAATGTGGTTAAGTTATACATAGAAGATAATGCGGGAGGAATTCCAAATCATATTATCAAAAATATTTTTGAACCTTATTTTAGTACAAAAGGTGATGAGGGAACAGGATTAGGACTATATATGTCTAAAACAATTGTTGAAGAACATTGTCAAGGCAAATTATCTGTGAAGAATACCCTTACAGGAGCAAGGTTTACAATATCATTACCATATTCGGAAGATCTTAACAGTGATTGA
- a CDS encoding histidine phosphatase family protein: MKKIVLIRHAKSSWKDLTLNDFDRPLNKRGKHDAPMIAEHFNLQNIKLEKIFSSAAKRAKKTAEVFSKTLDVEAEFYKELYGASIDELIEFINKQLQQYNSIAIISHNPELTELSNHISDQYIENIPTSAYVVLECFDDYISEKNCKILDFVYPKREDIAAQNN; the protein is encoded by the coding sequence ATGAAAAAAATTGTACTTATTCGACATGCAAAATCTAGTTGGAAAGATTTAACTCTAAATGATTTCGACAGACCTTTAAACAAAAGGGGTAAGCATGATGCCCCAATGATTGCTGAACATTTTAATCTGCAAAATATAAAGCTTGAAAAAATATTTTCAAGTGCTGCTAAACGTGCTAAAAAAACTGCAGAGGTCTTTAGTAAAACTTTGGATGTAGAGGCGGAGTTTTATAAGGAACTTTACGGAGCTTCGATCGACGAACTAATTGAATTTATAAATAAACAGTTGCAACAATATAATTCTATAGCAATAATTTCCCATAATCCTGAGCTTACAGAACTCTCCAACCACATAAGTGATCAATATATTGAAAATATTCCGACAAGTGCTTATGTGGTTTTAGAATGTTTTGACGATTATATATCAGAAAAAAACTGTAAAATTTTGGACTTTGTTTATCCAAAAAGGGAAGATATTGCAGCGCAAAATAATTAA
- a CDS encoding D-hexose-6-phosphate mutarotase, with the protein MQRKIINDLEYIEIRNQAATARIALQGAHIFHYQRANEAPLLWLSDVSDFEIGKAIRGGVPICWPSFGNNNPQLAQHGFARVMMWQLVNADESNPYISELTFVLEDSQQSRALWNYKFRVEFIVKVGLVLEMELKTVNLDTAPFTLTQALHTYFAVSSIENISIKGLEEKKYLDALTLQEHFQEGSITFDQELDRVYQGVENSIVLEDLNRSVNIQNSGSKSVVVWNPWIEKCARMSAMQAESYKEFVCIESANAYEDKRIIQPNQEHILKTILS; encoded by the coding sequence TTGCAGCGCAAAATAATTAATGATTTAGAGTATATTGAGATAAGGAATCAAGCAGCAACAGCGAGAATTGCTTTGCAAGGTGCACATATATTTCATTATCAAAGAGCTAATGAAGCACCGTTATTATGGCTTAGTGATGTGAGTGACTTTGAAATAGGCAAAGCTATCAGAGGTGGAGTACCTATTTGTTGGCCTTCATTTGGAAATAACAACCCTCAATTGGCGCAGCACGGTTTTGCCAGAGTAATGATGTGGCAGCTTGTAAACGCGGATGAAAGTAATCCTTATATATCAGAGTTAACATTTGTTTTAGAAGATTCGCAACAGAGTAGGGCGTTGTGGAACTATAAATTTAGAGTTGAATTTATAGTTAAAGTGGGCCTGGTTTTGGAGATGGAGTTAAAAACAGTTAATTTAGATACAGCTCCCTTTACATTAACGCAGGCTTTACATACATATTTTGCTGTCTCTTCAATTGAAAACATTTCTATCAAAGGTTTAGAAGAGAAAAAATATCTTGATGCTTTGACACTGCAAGAACATTTCCAAGAGGGTAGTATCACTTTTGATCAAGAGCTTGACAGGGTCTATCAAGGTGTTGAGAATAGTATTGTATTGGAAGATCTTAATCGAAGTGTAAATATACAAAACAGCGGTTCAAAAAGTGTTGTTGTTTGGAATCCTTGGATAGAAAAATGTGCAAGGATGAGTGCAATGCAAGCAGAGTCTTACAAAGAGTTTGTGTGTATTGAGAGTGCAAATGCTTATGAAGATAAACGAATAATTCAACCAAATCAAGAACATATTTTAAAAACAATATTGAGTTGA